In the Engystomops pustulosus chromosome 2, aEngPut4.maternal, whole genome shotgun sequence genome, one interval contains:
- the SKIC8 gene encoding superkiller complex protein 8: MSTQYSILYKQEQAHNDAIWSVAWGKNTNDGTETVISGSLDDLVKVWKWTDEHLELQWTLEGHQLGVVSVDVSPNGNTAASSSLDAHIRLWDLESGKQIRSIDAGPVDAWSVAFSPDSQHLATGSHVGKVNIFGVETGKKEYSLDTRGKFILSIAYSPDGKYLASGAIDGIINIFDIATGKLLHTLEGHAMPIRSLTFSPDSQLLVTGSDDGYIKIYDVQHASLAGTLSGHASWVLNVAFSPDDAHFVSSSSDKSVKVWDVASRTCVHTFFDHQEQVWGVQYNRNGSKIVSAGDNQEIHIYDCPI, translated from the exons ATGAGCACACAG TATAGTATCCTCTACAAGCAAGAGCAAG CCCATAATGATGCTATATGGTCGGTAGCATGGGGAAAGAATACAAATGACGGAACAGAAACTGTAATTAGCGGGTCCCTTGATGATCTAGTAAAGGTCTGGAAATG GACCGATGAGCACTTAGAACTTCAATGGACACTTGAAGGCCACCAGCTGGGGGTTGTGTCTGTGGATGTTAGTCCCAATGGTAACACTGCAGCCTCTAGCTCTTTAGACGCCCACATACGGCTCTGGGACCTGGAGTCTGGCAAGCAGATCCGCTCTATTGATGCTGGACCTG TGGATGCTTGGTCTGTGGCCTTTTCTCCAGACTCGCAGCATTTGGCAACTGGAAGTCATGTAGGAAAAGTGAACATCTTTGGCGTAGAGACGGGAAAGAAAGAATATTCTCTGGACACCAGAGGCAAATTTATCCTTAGTATTGCttat AGCCCAGATGGAAAATACTTGGCTAGTGGTGCCATAGATGGCATTATCAATATCTTTGACATTGCCACAGGGAAACTCCTCCACACGTTGGAAG GACATGCCATGCCTATCAGATCATTAACCTTTTCTCCGGATTCTCAGCTCCTAGTTACAGGTTCTGATGATGGATACATAAAAATCTATGATGT ACAACACGCCAGCTTGGCTGGAACACTGAGTGGACATGCTTCCTGGGTGCTGAATGTAGCGTTCTCTCCTGATGATGCGCACTTTGTCTCTAG CTCATCTGACAAGAGTGTAAAAGTTTGGGATGTTGCCAGCAGAACGTGTGTACATACTTTCTTTGACCACCAAGAACAG gTTTGGGGAGTGCAGTACAATAGGAATGGATCAAAAATAGTCTCTGCCGGAGACAACCAGGAAATTCATATATATGACTGTCCCATTTAA
- the CNPY2 gene encoding protein canopy homolog 2 isoform X1: MWPGAGNQAGGLWTGMFWSGHYMKMVIPTSHLLLLVVLLVPFFSCTQARRGQDVHCGACRALVDEMEWEISQVDPKKTIQKGSFRINPDGSQSIIEVPYARTEAHLMELLEHVCENMKDYGEKIDPDTHRKTYVRVLSRDGKNMDASNTNIDREALSDLKFTCERIVEEYEDELIEFFSHERENVKDKLCSTRTDLCDHTVHISHDEL, from the exons ATGTGGCCAGGAGCCGGTAACCAGGCGGGTGGTCTTTGGACGGGGAT GTTCTGGAGTGGACACTATATGAAGATGGTGATCCCAACATCCCATTTGCTTCTGCTTGTAGTGTTGTTGGTCCCATTTTTCAGTTGTACTCAGGCCAGAAGAGGGCAGGATGTGCATTGTGGAG CTTGCCGGGCTCTCGTTGATGAAATGGAGTGGGAAATCTCCCAAGTAGATCCCAAGAAGACAATACAGAAAGGATCTTTTAGAATAAACCCTGATGGCTCTCAGTCTATAATAGAG GTTCCTTATGCCCGAACTGAAGCTCATCTCATGGAACTTCTGGAACATGTTTGTGAAAATATGAAGGATTACGGTGAGAAGATAGATCCAGATACGCACCGCAAAACCTATGTACGTGTACTTTCTCGTGACGGCAAAAATATGGATGCATCCAACACCAACATTGACAGAGAAGCGCTGTCTGATCTGAAATTTACA TGTGAACGCATAGTGGAGGAATACGAAGATGAGCTGATAGAATTCTTCTCTCATGAAAGGGAAAATGTAAAAGACAAACTCTGCAGTACACGGACAG ATTTgtgtgaccacactgtgcacataTCACATGATGAACTTTGA
- the CNPY2 gene encoding protein canopy homolog 2 isoform X2 has product MKMVIPTSHLLLLVVLLVPFFSCTQARRGQDVHCGACRALVDEMEWEISQVDPKKTIQKGSFRINPDGSQSIIEVPYARTEAHLMELLEHVCENMKDYGEKIDPDTHRKTYVRVLSRDGKNMDASNTNIDREALSDLKFTCERIVEEYEDELIEFFSHERENVKDKLCSTRTDLCDHTVHISHDEL; this is encoded by the exons ATGAAGATGGTGATCCCAACATCCCATTTGCTTCTGCTTGTAGTGTTGTTGGTCCCATTTTTCAGTTGTACTCAGGCCAGAAGAGGGCAGGATGTGCATTGTGGAG CTTGCCGGGCTCTCGTTGATGAAATGGAGTGGGAAATCTCCCAAGTAGATCCCAAGAAGACAATACAGAAAGGATCTTTTAGAATAAACCCTGATGGCTCTCAGTCTATAATAGAG GTTCCTTATGCCCGAACTGAAGCTCATCTCATGGAACTTCTGGAACATGTTTGTGAAAATATGAAGGATTACGGTGAGAAGATAGATCCAGATACGCACCGCAAAACCTATGTACGTGTACTTTCTCGTGACGGCAAAAATATGGATGCATCCAACACCAACATTGACAGAGAAGCGCTGTCTGATCTGAAATTTACA TGTGAACGCATAGTGGAGGAATACGAAGATGAGCTGATAGAATTCTTCTCTCATGAAAGGGAAAATGTAAAAGACAAACTCTGCAGTACACGGACAG ATTTgtgtgaccacactgtgcacataTCACATGATGAACTTTGA